A part of Flavobacteriaceae bacterium GSB9 genomic DNA contains:
- a CDS encoding DUF58 domain-containing protein, with protein sequence MKFLKSFYIQPRFFHAGIGIVLLFALSYFIPLLFNVAQLSILILILLFISDLLTIFLGKNKIEAQRIVPDKFSNGDNNTITLNIENNYNFTIHLEIIDEIPEQFQVRDFKLKDCISSRKSKCISYRLKPTERGEYHFGNLNVYAHSVLNIVAKRYTFDDKTMVPTYPSFKQLKKFELLNINQNTLDFGLKKVRRLGHSMEFEQIKDYVMGDDLRTINWKATAKKNQLMVNQFQDEKSQPVYSVIDKGRVMKMPFEGLSLLDYAINSALVISNVVLKKHDKAGMLSFSKKIENVVVAERRSSQMQLILEALYNIKTDFFESDFSRLYANIKRHINQRSLILMYTNFETLNGLERQLPYLKAISKSHLIVVIFFTNTELDNLIKNEAKTIQQVYDKVIAEKFDFEKRLIVNELKKHGIYSILTTPEHLTIDTINKYLEIKARGLL encoded by the coding sequence TTGAAATTCCTTAAGTCCTTTTACATACAACCCCGATTTTTTCATGCCGGAATTGGCATTGTGCTGCTGTTTGCTTTAAGCTATTTCATTCCGTTATTATTCAATGTGGCACAACTTTCCATATTGATTTTAATACTGCTTTTTATTTCGGATTTGTTGACTATTTTCTTGGGAAAGAACAAGATTGAGGCCCAAAGGATTGTTCCCGATAAATTTTCTAATGGCGATAACAACACAATAACCCTTAATATTGAAAACAACTACAATTTCACCATTCATTTAGAAATTATTGATGAAATACCCGAACAATTTCAGGTACGCGATTTTAAACTGAAAGACTGTATTTCTTCCCGAAAATCTAAATGTATTTCGTACCGCTTAAAGCCCACCGAACGTGGTGAATACCATTTTGGGAACCTAAACGTTTATGCGCATTCCGTTTTAAATATTGTGGCCAAACGCTACACTTTTGATGATAAAACCATGGTGCCCACCTACCCCAGTTTTAAGCAGTTGAAGAAGTTTGAATTGCTAAACATTAATCAAAATACTTTGGATTTCGGATTAAAGAAAGTCCGCCGTTTAGGGCATTCCATGGAATTTGAGCAAATAAAGGATTATGTTATGGGCGACGATCTGCGCACCATAAACTGGAAAGCTACGGCCAAGAAAAATCAGTTAATGGTTAACCAGTTTCAGGATGAAAAATCGCAGCCTGTGTATTCGGTGATAGATAAAGGTCGTGTAATGAAAATGCCTTTTGAAGGCTTAAGCCTGTTAGATTACGCTATAAATTCGGCATTGGTAATCAGTAATGTAGTTTTAAAAAAACACGACAAAGCAGGTATGCTATCGTTTTCTAAAAAAATTGAAAATGTTGTGGTGGCCGAACGTCGGAGCTCTCAAATGCAACTAATTTTAGAAGCACTTTACAATATAAAAACCGATTTTTTTGAAAGTGATTTTAGCCGATTATATGCCAATATAAAGCGGCACATTAACCAGCGAAGCCTCATCCTAATGTACACCAATTTTGAAACTTTAAACGGATTGGAACGTCAATTACCTTATTTGAAGGCCATTTCAAAAAGCCATTTGATTGTAGTAATTTTCTTTACTAATACCGAATTGGATAACCTTATTAAAAACGAAGCCAAAACCATACAGCAGGTTTATGACAAAGTAATTGCAGAAAAATTTGATTTTGAAAAACGCCTAATCGTAAACGAGCTTAAAAAACACGGTATTTATTCTATATTGACTACGCCAGAACACTTAACCATTGATACCATCAACAAATATCTGGAAATTAAAGCACGGGGGTTGCTATAA
- a CDS encoding DNA starvation/stationary phase protection protein has translation MILNSIGLDSKKTKNLAYDLNNLLANFQIYYQNLRGIHWNIKGKRFFDLHEKFEELYNDANVKVDEIAERILTLGVTPIHTFEDYSAKSQVPVGKNVSEDEKAVRLIVESLTELLKIERRILNDSDEANDEGTNSMMSDFITEQEKTVWMMKAWLGETV, from the coding sequence ATGATACTGAACAGCATAGGATTAGATTCCAAAAAGACCAAAAATTTAGCTTACGACTTAAATAATTTATTGGCTAATTTTCAAATATATTACCAAAACTTAAGAGGTATCCATTGGAATATTAAAGGTAAACGCTTCTTCGATTTACACGAAAAATTTGAGGAGTTGTATAATGATGCCAATGTGAAAGTTGATGAAATTGCCGAGCGTATTTTAACCTTAGGCGTAACGCCAATACATACTTTCGAGGATTATTCGGCCAAATCACAAGTGCCCGTTGGTAAAAACGTTTCGGAAGACGAAAAAGCCGTAAGGTTGATTGTAGAGTCGTTAACAGAACTCTTGAAAATTGAACGCCGTATTTTAAATGATTCTGACGAAGCCAATGACGAAGGAACCAACTCGATGATGAGCGATTTTATTACCGAACAGGAAAAAACCGTTTGGATGATGAAAGCTTGGTTGGGCGAAACCGTATAG
- a CDS encoding DUF4350 domain-containing protein: MKKVWPIILVIVVLVVTAAVFIGIKRTKTVDWEESFNEKSNKPYGVSVLYKELPKLFKNQKVRTVYHQPASYLQANSEGGYGEHVAKGSFIIIGNSDYLEEDSMDELLNFVDYGNTLFISDYYFPQKLHDTLGIRVDFIKNEKDRISIESLKYAATENIEIDRNEGDSYFSSFDSLNHRVLGHSKIDYWHTNFLQIPFGKGQIYLHTEPKAFTNYNILKENRYKYAEGVLSYLPEKDVYFDSYTKIQTNYYGDVEKESNLGWFLEQLSFRWAWYTAIIFGILFMIFNAKRRQRIIKIIKPLPNTTVGFVKTVSNLYFETQDHKNLIHKKITYFLEKIRTDYNLDTSVLNEEFIEKLASKAGKKKADVKTVIDFINWLRTKNEFFEDNLTQLNRHIEAFYNK; encoded by the coding sequence ACTGGGAAGAATCGTTTAACGAAAAAAGCAACAAACCTTATGGCGTTAGTGTGCTCTACAAAGAATTGCCCAAACTATTTAAAAACCAAAAAGTGCGCACTGTTTACCATCAGCCTGCCAGTTATTTACAAGCAAATTCTGAAGGTGGCTATGGTGAACACGTGGCCAAAGGCAGTTTTATCATTATTGGGAATTCAGATTATTTGGAAGAGGATTCTATGGATGAATTATTGAATTTTGTTGATTACGGAAACACTCTCTTCATTTCAGATTATTACTTTCCGCAAAAACTGCACGATACACTTGGTATTAGGGTCGATTTCATTAAAAACGAAAAAGACCGTATTTCCATAGAATCTTTAAAATACGCCGCCACTGAAAATATTGAAATAGACAGAAATGAAGGCGACAGCTATTTTTCATCATTTGATAGCTTAAACCACCGTGTTTTAGGACACTCTAAAATTGATTATTGGCACACCAATTTTCTTCAAATTCCATTTGGAAAAGGCCAAATCTATCTACACACCGAACCTAAAGCTTTTACCAATTACAATATTTTAAAGGAAAACCGATACAAATATGCAGAAGGTGTTTTATCGTATTTACCAGAAAAAGATGTGTATTTTGATTCGTACACCAAAATACAAACCAACTATTACGGTGATGTAGAAAAAGAATCGAACCTCGGTTGGTTTCTGGAGCAGCTGTCGTTTCGGTGGGCATGGTACACCGCTATTATTTTTGGCATCCTTTTTATGATTTTTAATGCGAAACGTCGTCAACGCATTATTAAAATCATAAAACCATTGCCCAATACCACAGTAGGTTTTGTTAAAACCGTATCGAATTTATACTTTGAAACGCAGGACCACAAAAACTTAATTCATAAAAAAATAACGTACTTTTTAGAAAAAATTAGAACCGATTATAATTTAGACACTTCGGTTTTAAATGAAGAATTTATAGAAAAATTGGCTTCAAAAGCTGGCAAGAAAAAAGCTGATGTAAAAACAGTTATAGATTTTATCAATTGGTTACGCACTAAAAACGAGTTTTTTGAAGACAACCTAACTCAATTAAACCGCCACATTGAAGCATTTTACAACAAATAA
- a CDS encoding MoxR family ATPase, with translation MDENKAPENPKEPSELEKNVLDSIDSSALEDTNDLRFKNRLDLTELQNSVKAIKREVGKVIVGQKDMIDMLIASLLAKGHSLIEGVPGVAKTITAKLLAKSLSVDFSRIQFTPDLMPSDILGTSVFNLKDSEFEFKKGPIFSNMILIDEINRAPAKTQAALFEVMEEQQITIDGNKYILDMPFMVLATQNPIEQEGTYRLPEAQLDRFLFKIDVDYPNLNDEIEILSREHQLKDKAKTDEVTPFLTAQQISEHQQLVAQILVEEHLLKYIAQIIVATRSNRFLYLGASPRASIAILKASKAFAAMGGRDFVTPEDIKRAAIPVLHHRVIVTPEREMEGVTSKQIIEQIIETVEIPR, from the coding sequence ATGGACGAAAATAAAGCACCCGAAAACCCAAAAGAACCAAGCGAATTAGAAAAAAATGTTCTAGACTCCATCGATAGCAGCGCTTTGGAAGACACCAATGATTTACGTTTTAAAAACCGATTGGATTTAACGGAATTACAGAACAGCGTTAAAGCAATTAAGCGAGAAGTAGGCAAAGTTATTGTTGGCCAGAAAGACATGATAGATATGCTCATCGCTTCACTTTTAGCCAAAGGCCACTCGCTTATCGAAGGTGTCCCCGGTGTGGCAAAAACCATTACCGCTAAACTTTTGGCCAAATCGTTAAGCGTAGACTTTAGTCGTATTCAATTTACGCCCGATTTAATGCCCAGCGATATTTTAGGAACATCGGTTTTCAACTTAAAAGACTCCGAATTTGAATTTAAAAAAGGTCCCATTTTCTCCAATATGATCTTAATTGATGAAATAAACCGAGCACCGGCTAAAACACAGGCTGCGTTATTTGAGGTGATGGAGGAACAGCAAATTACCATCGACGGCAATAAATATATCCTTGACATGCCATTCATGGTATTGGCCACCCAAAACCCCATAGAACAGGAAGGCACCTACCGTTTGCCCGAAGCCCAATTGGACCGCTTTTTATTTAAAATTGATGTGGACTACCCGAATTTAAACGATGAAATTGAAATTCTTTCCAGGGAACACCAACTTAAAGATAAGGCCAAAACCGACGAAGTAACTCCATTTTTAACCGCCCAGCAAATTTCAGAGCACCAACAATTAGTCGCACAGATTTTGGTGGAAGAGCATTTACTAAAATATATTGCTCAAATTATAGTCGCTACCCGAAGCAATCGCTTTCTCTATTTGGGTGCTTCACCTCGAGCTTCCATTGCTATTTTAAAAGCTAGCAAAGCCTTTGCTGCCATGGGTGGACGCGATTTTGTTACCCCCGAAGACATTAAACGTGCAGCTATACCTGTGCTGCACCACCGCGTTATCGTTACACCAGAACGTGAAATGGAAGGCGTTACCAGTAAGCAAATCATTGAACAAATTATTGAAACGGTTGAGATTCCGAGGTAG